CACCTCGACCTGCATCAGCGGCTCGCCTCCGGCTACGAGGCGGTCGAAGCGTGGCCCGAGGCGGTCCGCGAGCGGCGGGCGCTGCTGGCGCTGGCGCCGGCCGATCCGGCGGAAGCCCACTACCGGCTCGCCCTCGCGCTGCACCGGGGCGGGGACGCGCGCGGCGCTCGGAGCGCGGTCCTCGACGCCCTGGAGATCGCCCCCAACTTCGAGGCCGCGCTCGATCTCCTGCTCGAGATCCGCGGCGACCCGGAGGGCAGGCGATGAGCGCCCGCCCCCGACGCTTCGCGGCCGCACCCCTCGTCGCCCGACCCGTCGTCGCCCGACCCCTCGCGACCGGCGGCCTGGCCGCGCTGCTCACGCTGCTGACGGTTGCCGACCTCGAGGGCCAGCGCCGGCGCGGACGCGGAGGCGGCGGGTTCGGCGACGACCTCGCCTCGTACCAGGAGTACAACACGCCGTACACCGGCGAGTTCACCTTCGTCCGCCTCTACTACCGCGGCGGATGGGGCTGGAACCCGGGGTGGTCGCACGACTGGCCCGTAGCCGAGCGCAACTTCGCCGAGATCATGGACGCGCTCACGACGATCGGCCCGCGCAAGGGCGGCGGCAACGTGCTCGCCATGGACGACCCCGACCTGTTCAAGTTCCCCGTCGCGTACCTCTCGGAACCCGGCGGCTGGACCATGAACCAGGTGGAGGCCGACAACCTGAGCAACTATCTGCGCAAGGGCGGGTTCCTCATCATCGACGACATGGGCGGCGAGCGGGACCTGGACAGGACGAGGCAGGGGCTCCAGATCCTGCTCCCGGGACTCCGGCTTGAACGGCTCGACGAAAACCACCCGATCTTCGACTCGTTCTTCCACCTGGAGCAGGAGAACATCGAGATGCCGCACCCCTACCGGGGCGGCGTGGCGAGCTACTGGGGCGTCTTTGAAAACAACGACCCCGATGGCCGCCTTATGGTCATCGTGAATCACGACAACGACATTGGCGACTACATGGAGTGGTCGGACCGGGGGTTCGTCCCCATCGCCCTCTCCAACGAAGCGTACAAGCTGGGCGTCAACTACGTGGTATACGCCCTCACACACTGAACACACTGAGCCGACGCGCTGAACCACTGAACCCATCACCGAACCCGGAAGGAGCCGGCATGGAAGCCGACCCCCGCTGGATCGACGCGCAGGACGCGACAACGGAGCAGGTGCCGGACCCGGCCCTCGACGCCGCGCCCGAAGCGGTCCCCGACGACGCCGAACTCGCCGACCGCCTGCGCGAAAGCGCCGAAGCCGTCCGCGCGGAACTCAAGAAGGTCATCATCGGCCAGGACGATGTCGTCGAGCAGGTCCTGATCTCCCTCTTCGCCGGCGGCAACAGCCTCATCGTCGGCGTCCCCGGACTCGCGAAGACGCTCCTCATCCAGACGCTCTCCGACGTCCTGCACCTGAGCTTCAACCGGATCCAGTTCACGCCGGACCTCATGCCGTCGGACATCACCGGGACGGACATCATCCAGGAGGACCCGGAGACGGGACAGCGCAAGCTCGTCTTCATGCAGGGGCCGCTGTTCGCGCACGTCGTGCTGGCCGATGAGATCAACCGCACGCCGCCCAAGACGCAGGCGGCCCTCCTCGAGGCGATGGAGGAGAAGCAGGTGACGATCCAGGGCCGGACCTACCGCCTCCCGGAGCCCTTCTTCGTCCTCGCCACGCAGAACCCGATCGAGCTGGAGGGGACGTATCCCCTGCCCGAGGCGCAGCTCGACCGCTTCATGTTCCAGATCAACATCGGCTACCTGCCCGAAGACGAGGAGCTGGAGGTCATCCTGCAGACGACGACGGTCGAGGGCGAGCCTCCCGGCGCGGTGCTGTCGGCGGAGGCGATCGCGGGCTTCCAGCACCTCGTGCGGAAGGTGCCGATCTCCGAGCCGGTCGCGCGCTACGCCGTCCAGTTGGCGCGGCGCACCCGCCCCGGACGCGACGATGCCCCCGACTACGTGAAGCAGTACGTGGCCTACGGGGGCAGCGTGCGCGCGGCGCAGTACCTCGTGCTCGGCGGCAAGGCGCGGGCCCTGCTGCGGGGCGAGATCAACGTCTCGTTCGACGATGTGCGCGCCCTCTGCGCCCCCGTCTTCCGCCATCGCGTGCTGACGAACTTCCACGCGGAGTCCGAGCGCGTCTCGACGGACGACCTCGTCGAACGGCTCCTCGACGACGTGAAGCCGCCGAAGTCGGGGATGTAGGGGGCGGGCCGGATCATGCGCGCGCGAATCGCCTCGAGGACGGTGCCGGGGACGCAGTTCCTCGATCCGGCGGTGCTCACCCGGATCGGGAACCTCGAACTCGTGGCGCGTTCGGTGGTCGAGGGCTTCATCGCCGGGGCGCACGGATCGCCCTTCGTCGGGCTGTCACTCGATTTCGCGGCACACCGCCAGTACCTGCCGGGCGACGACATCCGCAAGATCGACTGGAAGGTGTACGGGCGCACCGACCGCCACTACATCAAGGAATACGAGGCCGAGACCAACGCGAACATCTTCTTCGCGGTGGACGCCTCCCGTTCCATGGACTACGGCTCGCGCGGGATCACGAAGCTCGACTACGCCCGCTACCTGACGGCCTGTCTGGCCTATCTCTCCGCGAGCCAGCGCGACCGCGTGGGCGCGGCGATCTTCGATGAGCAGCTGCTCGAGTACATCCCCCCCTCCGTCCGGCACCGGCGCCTGATCCTGGCGGCGCTCGACCGCGTCCGCGCCGAGACGGCGGGCGATCTCACCGGGCCGCTCACGCAGGTGGCCGAGAGCCTGACCCGGAAGGGGATCGTCGTTCTCGTCTCCGACCTCTACACGGAACCGAAGACGGTCCTCGACTCGGTGGGGGCGCTCCGCAGCAAGGGGCAGGACGTGATCGTGTTCCATATCCTGGACCCCGCCGAGGTCGACTTCCCGTTCGAGGCGGCGCGGTCGTTCGAGGACCTGGAGACGGGGGAGCGGCTGCCGGTGACGCCCGACGTGATGCGCGAGGAGTACCTCTCGCTGGTGAAGGGGCACGTGGGCGAGATCTCGAAGCTCATGATCGAGCGCGCGATCGATCATGAACTCATCGTCACCTCGACTCCGCTCGACGCAGTGCTCTTCCGCTACCTGTCGCACCGGTCGCGGCGCCTGAAGGGCAAGGACCGATGAGTCTCCTGGCCCCGTGGTTCCTGGCCGGGTTCGGACTTCTCTCGATCCCGATCATCATCCACCTCACCCATCGGCAGCGCAGCCGGGTGACGGTGTTCCCGTCGCTAATGTTCCTCCGGAAACTGCCCTTCAAGACGATGAACCGGCGCCGAATCCGGCATCCTCTTCTCTTCGCGTTGCGCTGCATCGCGGTCATCCTCCTCGCGCTCGCCTTCTCCCGGCCGTTCTTCGACTCGGTGGCGGAAGTGGAGGCCGGTTCGGCCCGCGACGTCGTCGTCCTGCTGGACGTGTCGGCGAGCCTGGGCTACGAGGGGCGCTGGGAGGCGGCGCTCGATTCGGCGCGCGCCGTCATCGACGGTCTCGGGGAGGGGGATCGCGTGGCGGTGGCGACGTTCGACGAGCGGGCGCGGGAGCGGGTGCCGCTGACGCTCGACCTCGTGGCCGCCCGGGAGGCGCTCGCGGATCTGTCGACGACCGACCTCGGAACACGGCTCGAAGCGGGAATCCAGCTGGCGGGGCGGATCCTCGCGGAGTCCGAGGACCGGACGCGCGAGGTGGCGCTCGTCTCGGACTTCCAGCGCACGGGGTGGGAGGACGGCGGCCGGGTGCGGCTTCCCGACGGAGTCGCATTGCGGGCGGCGAGCGTCGCGCCGGAGGAGGCCGCGAACGTGGCGCTGGCTGAGGCGGCGGTGCGAGCGGCGTCCGACGGGCGTGTCCGGCTCCTGGCCCGGCTCGCGAACATGGGCGACGCGCCGGTGGAGCGGCTCCCGGTGACGCTGGAGATCGCCGGGCGGACGGTGGCGACGGTCCCGGTGGACATGCCGCCGCGCGGCGTGGGCACGGCGGTGTTCGACGACCTCGCCCTGCCGGAAGGCCGGAGCCGCGGGCGCCTCACCGTTCCGGAGGACGGGCTGGCCATCGACAACGAGTTCCGCTTCATGGCGGCGCCCGAGGCGGGTCTGCGCACGCTGATCCTGGAGAACAACCGCAGGGCGTCCGACGGGAGCCTCTTTCTCGAGCGCGCCCTCGAAATCGGCGACGCGCCCCGCATCGAGACGTCGCGGGCGCCGGCCGCGGGTCTCGACGCCGGCACGCTCTCGTCGGCGGACTTCGCGATCCTCAACGACGCGGACCTCGCCGACGCGGGC
The DNA window shown above is from Candidatus Palauibacter scopulicola and carries:
- a CDS encoding BatA domain-containing protein, giving the protein MSLLAPWFLAGFGLLSIPIIIHLTHRQRSRVTVFPSLMFLRKLPFKTMNRRRIRHPLLFALRCIAVILLALAFSRPFFDSVAEVEAGSARDVVVLLDVSASLGYEGRWEAALDSARAVIDGLGEGDRVAVATFDERARERVPLTLDLVAAREALADLSTTDLGTRLEAGIQLAGRILAESEDRTREVALVSDFQRTGWEDGGRVRLPDGVALRAASVAPEEAANVALAEAAVRAASDGRVRLLARLANMGDAPVERLPVTLEIAGRTVATVPVDMPPRGVGTAVFDDLALPEGRSRGRLTVPEDGLAIDNEFRFMAAPEAGLRTLILENNRRASDGSLFLERALEIGDAPRIETSRAPAAGLDAGTLSSADFAILNDADLADAGRAGRLREWVSDGGGLLIVLGRDASMNRWSDAGLELLGAGPGSLVDAADGRRLSWLDYDHPVFEVFSGPRSGDFSGARFDRLWSLDPSGGTAVVARFDSGEPALLEHSLGEGRVLVWTSTLDRFWNDLALQPVFLPFVHRLALHATGYREPDRWIEAGGVLELTALVGPGGPGGTGGTGAAGLAGDEAEWVLVDPDGDRQPVEVGEGPTWIEFPRAGFYQVALRDDAGRATTVAVNPRITESDLAPVAPERVVEAVAGVAPAAGEAGEGGATAGGETVPRRAELWWVLLLLAALVLGVESVLANRWTRQRPVSGLAGA
- a CDS encoding DUF4159 domain-containing protein; the encoded protein is MSARPRRFAAAPLVARPVVARPLATGGLAALLTLLTVADLEGQRRRGRGGGGFGDDLASYQEYNTPYTGEFTFVRLYYRGGWGWNPGWSHDWPVAERNFAEIMDALTTIGPRKGGGNVLAMDDPDLFKFPVAYLSEPGGWTMNQVEADNLSNYLRKGGFLIIDDMGGERDLDRTRQGLQILLPGLRLERLDENHPIFDSFFHLEQENIEMPHPYRGGVASYWGVFENNDPDGRLMVIVNHDNDIGDYMEWSDRGFVPIALSNEAYKLGVNYVVYALTH
- a CDS encoding DUF58 domain-containing protein, translating into MRARIASRTVPGTQFLDPAVLTRIGNLELVARSVVEGFIAGAHGSPFVGLSLDFAAHRQYLPGDDIRKIDWKVYGRTDRHYIKEYEAETNANIFFAVDASRSMDYGSRGITKLDYARYLTACLAYLSASQRDRVGAAIFDEQLLEYIPPSVRHRRLILAALDRVRAETAGDLTGPLTQVAESLTRKGIVVLVSDLYTEPKTVLDSVGALRSKGQDVIVFHILDPAEVDFPFEAARSFEDLETGERLPVTPDVMREEYLSLVKGHVGEISKLMIERAIDHELIVTSTPLDAVLFRYLSHRSRRLKGKDR
- a CDS encoding MoxR family ATPase codes for the protein MEADPRWIDAQDATTEQVPDPALDAAPEAVPDDAELADRLRESAEAVRAELKKVIIGQDDVVEQVLISLFAGGNSLIVGVPGLAKTLLIQTLSDVLHLSFNRIQFTPDLMPSDITGTDIIQEDPETGQRKLVFMQGPLFAHVVLADEINRTPPKTQAALLEAMEEKQVTIQGRTYRLPEPFFVLATQNPIELEGTYPLPEAQLDRFMFQINIGYLPEDEELEVILQTTTVEGEPPGAVLSAEAIAGFQHLVRKVPISEPVARYAVQLARRTRPGRDDAPDYVKQYVAYGGSVRAAQYLVLGGKARALLRGEINVSFDDVRALCAPVFRHRVLTNFHAESERVSTDDLVERLLDDVKPPKSGM